A part of Scleropages formosus chromosome 3, fSclFor1.1, whole genome shotgun sequence genomic DNA contains:
- the itpa gene encoding inosine triphosphate pyrophosphatase, producing MRSAPEENMAVSAGRSVVFVTGNVKKLEEVVQILGDKFPLKLVSEKIDLPEYQGEPDEISRQKCQEAARQVDGPVIVEDTCLCFRALGGLPGPYIKWFLDKLKPEGLYKLLAGFEDKSAWALCTFAFCAGKEEPVLLFRGKTEGCIVEPRGPRDFGWDPCFQPDGFDKTYAELPKEVKNTISHRYRALTAMSEHFSQLNGAPESKKVKCDD from the exons ATGAGGAGTGCGCCTGAAGAAAACATGGCAGTGTCGGCAGGTAGATCCGTAGTCTTTGTCACTGGAAATGTGAAGAAGTTAGAGGAG GTCGTGCAGATCTTGGGAGACAAGTTTCCTTTGAAGCTCGTGTCAGAGAAGATTGACT TGCCAGAGTACCAGGGAGAACCTGATGAGATCTCCAGACAGAAGTGTCAAGAAGCTGCCAGGCAG GTGGATGGTCCAGTTATTGTAGAAGACACCTGTCTGTGTTTCAGGGCCCTCGGGGGACTTCCAGGGCCCTACAT AAAATGGTTCCTAGACAAGCTGAAGCCAGAAG GGCTGTACAAGCTGCTGGCTGGATTTGAGGACAAATCTGCCTGGGCCTTATGTACCTTCGCCTTCTGTGCTGGGAAGGAGGAACCAGTGCTGCTCTTCAGGGGCAAAACTGAG GGGTGTATTGTGGAACCTAGAGGACCCAGGGATTTTGGATGGGACCCTTGTTTCCAACCAGATGGATTTGATAAAAC ATATGCAGAGCTACCAAAGGAGGTGAAAAACACAATATCTCACAGATATCGTGCTCTAACAGCCATGTCTGAGCATTTCTCCCAACTTAATGGTGCTCCAGAAAGCAAGAAGGTGAAGTGCGATGACTGA